A region of Bradyrhizobium sp. SZCCHNS1050 DNA encodes the following proteins:
- a CDS encoding ABC transporter permease, whose amino-acid sequence MSSPALMTSPDQAAATAAPGTAIPPSRPDVSARAARWFRLNQDRLQSVLIGTASLILFLIGWHLLTTYRVVFFVKFTNVPAPLAVYASFTKAIHDPKFLMHILLSCRRIFIGFSLAALVGVPLGLIMGRFRLVHEIVFPVAEVLRPIPAIAWVPMAIMLWPTNEQSIVFITFLGSFFPILVNTLHGMTLVDPVLVRAAKCLGARETAIFREVYFPASLPHIFTGLTVGMGVAWVSLIAAEMISGQFGIGYFTWEAYSLVQYADIALGMIAIGVLGLGSSLVIRAAGQLVMPWRSR is encoded by the coding sequence TTGAGCAGCCCCGCTTTGATGACATCCCCCGACCAGGCCGCGGCGACCGCCGCGCCTGGCACCGCGATCCCGCCGAGCCGTCCGGACGTCTCCGCCCGCGCGGCACGCTGGTTCCGGCTGAACCAGGACAGGCTGCAGTCGGTGCTGATCGGCACCGCGTCGCTGATCCTGTTCCTGATCGGCTGGCACCTGCTGACGACCTACCGCGTCGTCTTCTTCGTGAAGTTCACCAACGTGCCGGCGCCGCTGGCCGTCTATGCGAGCTTCACCAAGGCGATCCACGATCCGAAATTCCTGATGCACATCCTGCTCAGTTGCCGCCGGATCTTCATCGGGTTCTCGCTGGCCGCACTGGTCGGCGTGCCGCTCGGCCTGATCATGGGCCGCTTCAGGCTGGTGCACGAGATCGTGTTTCCGGTCGCCGAGGTGCTGCGTCCGATCCCGGCGATCGCCTGGGTCCCGATGGCGATCATGCTGTGGCCGACCAACGAGCAGAGCATCGTCTTCATCACCTTTCTCGGCTCGTTCTTTCCGATCCTGGTCAACACGCTGCACGGCATGACGCTGGTCGACCCCGTGCTGGTGCGGGCCGCCAAGTGCCTCGGCGCGCGGGAGACCGCGATCTTCCGCGAGGTCTATTTCCCGGCGTCGCTGCCGCACATCTTTACCGGCCTCACCGTCGGCATGGGCGTCGCATGGGTGTCGCTGATCGCGGCCGAGATGATCTCGGGGCAGTTCGGCATCGGCTACTTCACCTGGGAAGCCTATTCGCTGGTCCAGTATGCCGACATCGCGCTCGGGATGATCGCGATCGGCGTGCTCGGGCTCGGCTCGAGCCTCGTGATCCGCGCAGCCGGACAGTTGGTGATGCCCTGGAGGTCGCGATGA
- a CDS encoding SDR family oxidoreductase, whose protein sequence is MQGTIYPSLKDRAVLVTGGGSGIGEAIVRNFLGQGARVGFIDIDLEASQQLLASLPAEAKVHFEHADLRDIGALRAAVAGARAALGPITILVNNAARDDRHAIEDVTPDYWDERIAVNLKHQFFAAQAVAPDMIQAGGGAIVNLGSVSWVLGQGNMPCYTTAKSAIQGLTRALARDLGPNNVRVNSILPGWIMTERQQRLWLTPEGEAELMRRQCLKRKLVPDDIARVVLFFAADDSGACTNQNYIVDGGWA, encoded by the coding sequence ATGCAGGGCACCATCTATCCGAGCCTCAAGGATCGGGCCGTCCTCGTGACCGGCGGCGGCTCCGGCATCGGGGAAGCGATCGTGCGCAATTTCCTCGGCCAAGGCGCGCGTGTCGGATTCATCGACATCGATCTGGAGGCGTCGCAGCAGCTGCTGGCGAGCCTGCCTGCGGAGGCCAAGGTGCACTTCGAGCATGCCGACCTTCGCGACATCGGTGCGCTGAGGGCCGCGGTCGCCGGCGCCCGTGCGGCGCTGGGGCCGATCACCATTCTGGTGAACAACGCCGCGCGTGATGACCGCCACGCGATCGAGGACGTCACGCCGGACTATTGGGACGAGCGCATCGCCGTGAACCTCAAACATCAGTTCTTCGCGGCCCAGGCGGTCGCGCCGGACATGATCCAGGCCGGAGGCGGCGCGATCGTCAATCTCGGTTCGGTGAGCTGGGTGCTCGGCCAGGGCAACATGCCCTGCTACACCACGGCGAAGTCGGCGATCCAGGGACTGACCCGCGCCCTCGCCCGCGATCTCGGACCCAATAACGTGCGGGTCAATTCCATTCTTCCGGGCTGGATCATGACCGAGCGGCAGCAGAGACTCTGGCTGACGCCCGAGGGCGAGGCCGAGCTCATGCGCCGCCAATGCCTCAAGCGCAAGCTCGTGCCGGACGACATCGCCCGCGTGGTGCTGTTCTTCGCCGCCGACGACAGCGGCGCCTGCACCAACCAGAACTACATCGTCGACGGCGGCTGGGCCTGA
- a CDS encoding gamma-butyrobetaine hydroxylase-like domain-containing protein produces the protein MIPADTLNSEVSPDLASLRLRNAGGAPAELSAERLRLSCMCAHCRRARLDGRFPAQFPGIGIVGVGDLGYGLNIAFSDGHNRGIYPKSYLWELVAA, from the coding sequence ATGATTCCAGCCGATACCCTCAACAGCGAAGTCAGTCCCGACCTGGCGTCGTTACGGCTGCGGAATGCCGGCGGCGCTCCCGCGGAGCTGTCCGCCGAACGGCTGCGGCTGTCCTGCATGTGCGCGCATTGCAGGCGGGCCCGCCTCGACGGCCGCTTCCCGGCGCAGTTTCCCGGGATCGGCATCGTCGGGGTCGGAGATCTCGGTTACGGCTTGAACATCGCGTTTTCCGACGGCCACAATCGCGGCATCTATCCGAAATCATACCTTTGGGAACTCGTTGCCGCCTGA
- a CDS encoding ABC transporter substrate-binding protein has translation MVRCRHALLLSVTCLSLIAAQPVAAETVTIGIGTQDTTTNTVTAGTIVRQLHLLEKYLPKDGKYANIKFEIEWQNFTSGPPVTNGMMANKLQFGMMGDYPLIVNGFTFENNPESKSRLIAVAAYSLAGSGNGIVVHKDSPYYELSDLKGKLVSVPFGSAAHGMVLKALQDGGYPADFFQLVSQTPEVGSTNLQEKKIDAHADFVPFAELLPFRGFARKIFDGVQTNLPTFHGVVVRTDFAEKYPEVVIAYVKAVIAANQWLRQDPKAAAEKIQEWTGINKEVVYIFLGPGGNMTTDPTIKPALVDAAATDVKVLQSLGRMKEFDPKTWVDDSYIRKAYAELKLDYDKDLASTANYEISGEDKFCNRPITEPRKAGEVWVDGEGIIAFSSATCTLGAYADYKAKGKKINVAYVFDTARGIKLFADQAFFAAANGEIAPFLLKKDAEAYAAKIGGKVMGLDDAVKLAVAGGKT, from the coding sequence ATGGTCCGCTGCCGTCACGCGCTCTTGCTATCCGTCACCTGTCTGTCCCTGATCGCGGCGCAGCCCGTCGCAGCAGAGACAGTCACGATCGGCATAGGCACCCAGGACACCACGACCAACACGGTGACGGCCGGCACCATCGTACGGCAGCTTCACCTGCTGGAGAAGTATCTGCCCAAGGACGGCAAATACGCCAACATCAAGTTCGAGATCGAGTGGCAGAACTTCACCTCCGGTCCGCCCGTCACCAACGGGATGATGGCGAACAAGCTGCAGTTCGGCATGATGGGCGACTACCCGCTGATCGTGAACGGCTTCACCTTCGAGAACAATCCCGAGAGCAAGAGCCGGCTGATCGCCGTCGCCGCCTACAGCCTCGCCGGCTCCGGAAACGGCATCGTCGTTCACAAGGACTCGCCCTACTACGAACTCTCCGACCTCAAGGGCAAGCTGGTCAGCGTGCCGTTCGGCTCGGCCGCACACGGCATGGTGCTGAAGGCGCTTCAGGACGGCGGCTATCCGGCGGATTTCTTCCAGCTGGTGAGCCAGACGCCGGAGGTCGGCTCGACCAACCTGCAGGAAAAGAAGATCGACGCGCACGCCGATTTCGTGCCGTTCGCGGAACTGCTGCCGTTCCGCGGCTTTGCGCGCAAGATCTTCGACGGCGTCCAGACCAACCTGCCGACATTCCACGGCGTCGTCGTCCGCACCGACTTCGCGGAAAAATATCCCGAGGTCGTCATCGCCTATGTCAAGGCCGTGATCGCCGCCAACCAGTGGCTGCGCCAGGATCCGAAGGCGGCGGCCGAAAAGATCCAGGAATGGACCGGGATCAACAAGGAGGTCGTCTACATCTTCCTCGGCCCCGGCGGCAACATGACCACGGATCCGACGATCAAGCCGGCGCTGGTGGATGCCGCCGCAACCGACGTCAAGGTGTTGCAGAGCCTCGGCCGCATGAAAGAGTTCGATCCGAAGACATGGGTCGACGACAGCTACATCCGCAAGGCCTATGCCGAGCTGAAGCTGGACTACGACAAGGATCTCGCAAGCACCGCGAACTACGAAATCTCCGGCGAGGACAAGTTCTGCAACAGGCCGATCACCGAGCCGCGCAAGGCCGGCGAGGTCTGGGTCGACGGCGAGGGCATCATAGCCTTCAGCAGCGCGACCTGCACGCTCGGCGCCTATGCCGACTACAAGGCCAAGGGCAAGAAGATCAACGTCGCCTACGTCTTCGACACCGCGCGCGGCATCAAGCTGTTCGCCGACCAGGCGTTCTTCGCCGCGGCCAATGGCGAGATCGCGCCGTTCCTGCTGAAGAAGGATGCCGAGGCCTATGCCGCCAAGATCGGCGGCAAGGTGATGGGACTTGATGACGCCGTGAAGCTGGCGGTCGCGGGAGGCAAGACTTGA
- a CDS encoding sugar ABC transporter ATP-binding protein, producing the protein MIAAEPLFRAEGLSKRYGGVIALDGADLEVHPGRIHAILGENGAGKSTLIKLMVGVVAPDEGRMTLEGRAVAFSGPSAANDAGVVCIFQELSLIPDLSVADNIMISHPPTRFGMIDRRAQRRLAEEALHRAGASDIHPRALVKDLPLSRRQMVEIAKALSRQPKILILDEATSALTASDVTKVFKVLKRLRSEGLALLYISHRMHEIAELADDCSVFRNGRRISTFRAGTKTDAEVIELMIGREYKHAFPEKPPRKTDGRPPALQCRSISWGDRLKDISFSLQAGEIIGLGGLDGQGQRELLLALFGVLRDCRGDILIDGNKVTIDSPVTAKSERIGLALIPEDRKTEGLMLPMSVRDNLSAAAFDRFATFGIIDRQRQSMLIEEMIRLIEIKTASPDLAVSALSGGNQQKVVIAKWLMNKPRIILLNDPTRGIDVGTKQEIYRLLRRLADEGAAILLYSTDYDELIGCCDRVLVMYDGAIRRELAGAEITERALVSSALNVDEGERAEASLA; encoded by the coding sequence ATGATCGCGGCCGAGCCGCTGTTTCGCGCCGAAGGACTGTCCAAGCGCTACGGCGGCGTGATCGCTCTCGACGGTGCGGACCTGGAGGTCCATCCCGGCCGCATCCACGCCATTCTCGGCGAGAACGGCGCCGGCAAGTCGACGCTGATCAAGCTGATGGTCGGCGTGGTCGCGCCGGACGAAGGCCGGATGACGCTTGAAGGACGCGCGGTCGCCTTCAGCGGTCCCTCCGCCGCGAACGATGCCGGCGTCGTCTGCATCTTCCAGGAGCTGTCGCTGATCCCCGACCTGTCGGTCGCCGACAACATCATGATCTCGCATCCGCCGACGCGGTTCGGCATGATCGACCGGCGCGCCCAGCGCCGACTTGCCGAGGAGGCGCTGCACCGCGCCGGCGCCAGCGACATTCACCCGCGCGCGCTGGTGAAGGACCTGCCGCTGTCGCGCCGCCAGATGGTCGAGATCGCGAAAGCCCTGTCGCGGCAGCCGAAGATCCTGATCCTCGACGAGGCAACCTCGGCGCTGACCGCATCCGACGTGACCAAGGTGTTCAAGGTGCTGAAGCGCCTGCGCAGCGAGGGGCTGGCGCTGCTCTACATCTCCCATCGCATGCACGAGATCGCGGAGCTCGCCGACGATTGCAGCGTGTTCCGCAACGGCCGCCGCATCTCGACCTTCCGGGCCGGCACCAAGACGGATGCCGAAGTGATCGAGCTGATGATCGGCCGTGAGTACAAGCATGCCTTCCCGGAAAAGCCGCCGCGCAAGACCGATGGGCGGCCGCCCGCGCTGCAATGCAGGAGCATCAGTTGGGGCGACCGGCTGAAGGACATCTCGTTCTCGCTGCAGGCCGGCGAGATCATCGGTCTCGGCGGGCTCGACGGCCAGGGCCAGCGCGAGCTGCTGCTGGCGCTGTTCGGCGTGCTGCGCGACTGTCGCGGCGACATTCTGATCGACGGCAACAAGGTGACGATCGACAGCCCCGTCACCGCCAAGTCGGAGCGCATCGGCCTCGCCCTCATTCCGGAGGACCGCAAGACCGAAGGACTGATGCTGCCGATGTCGGTGCGCGACAATCTCTCGGCCGCCGCCTTCGACCGGTTCGCGACATTCGGCATCATCGACCGGCAGCGGCAATCGATGCTGATCGAGGAGATGATCCGCCTGATCGAGATCAAGACCGCCTCCCCCGACCTCGCCGTCAGCGCACTCTCCGGCGGCAACCAGCAGAAGGTGGTGATCGCGAAATGGCTGATGAACAAGCCGCGCATCATCCTGCTCAACGATCCGACGCGCGGCATCGACGTCGGCACCAAGCAGGAGATCTACCGGCTGCTGCGCCGGCTTGCCGACGAGGGCGCCGCGATCCTGCTCTATTCGACCGACTATGACGAGCTGATCGGCTGCTGCGACCGCGTGCTGGTGATGTACGATGGCGCGATCAGGCGCGAGCTCGCGGGCGCCGAGATCACCGAGCGCGCGCTGGTCAGCAGTGCGCTCAATGTCGACGAAGGCGAGCGAGCGGAAGCGAGTCTGGCATGA
- a CDS encoding ferredoxin--NADP reductase gives MSAFQTETVLSVRHWTDSLFSFTATRDPGFRFQNGQFAMIGLEVDGRPLMRAYSMASANHEEELEFFSIKVADGPLTSRLQKIKEGDRILVGRKATGTLIAGNLIQGRRLLLLSTGTGLAPFASLVKDPDIYETYETIVLAHGCRQVSELAYGEQLVDGLRGHEFFGPLVRNRLLHYPTVTREPFRNRGRITDLIASGQMFADIGEPDLDVETDRVMLCGSPAMLAELQAMLEGRGFVEGNHSTPGHFVVEKAFVER, from the coding sequence ATGAGCGCTTTTCAGACCGAGACGGTGTTGTCGGTCCGGCACTGGACCGATTCGCTGTTCAGCTTCACCGCCACGCGGGATCCCGGCTTCCGCTTCCAGAACGGGCAGTTCGCGATGATCGGGCTCGAGGTCGACGGCCGGCCGCTGATGCGCGCCTACAGCATGGCGAGCGCCAATCACGAGGAGGAGCTGGAATTCTTCAGCATCAAGGTGGCGGACGGGCCGCTGACCTCCCGGCTGCAGAAGATCAAAGAGGGCGATCGCATCCTGGTGGGGCGCAAGGCGACGGGAACGCTGATCGCGGGCAACCTGATTCAGGGCAGGCGTCTGCTGCTGCTGTCGACCGGCACCGGGCTGGCGCCGTTCGCCAGCCTGGTCAAGGATCCCGACATCTACGAGACCTACGAGACCATCGTGCTGGCCCATGGCTGCCGCCAGGTCTCGGAGCTCGCCTATGGCGAGCAGCTCGTCGATGGCCTGCGCGGCCACGAATTCTTTGGACCGCTGGTCCGGAACCGGCTGCTTCATTACCCCACGGTGACCCGCGAGCCGTTCCGCAACCGCGGCCGCATCACCGACCTGATCGCATCGGGGCAGATGTTCGCCGACATCGGCGAGCCCGACCTCGATGTCGAGACCGACCGCGTCATGCTCTGCGGCAGCCCGGCGATGTTGGCCGAGCTCCAGGCCATGCTGGAGGGCCGCGGCTTCGTCGAAGGCAACCACAGCACGCCCGGCCATTTCGTGGTCGAGAAGGCGTTCGTCGAGCGCTGA
- a CDS encoding LacI family DNA-binding transcriptional regulator, with product MSQKRRTTLEDVARIAHVSAVTVSRALRRPDMVSPELRKRIDAAVDRLAYVPNFAASRLASTRTHSIGIVVSSLSNGIFADYLQAIYDTLLPLGFRPVVVSSRYSAEEEEGAIRTLLGQNIEALILVGVNQTRAARRVLERSRIPVVQTFELTDDPIDLNVGLSQRQGGYAATRFLIELGHRRIAYLSGQRDDRARARLEGYRAALAEAGLDGTSLVAWLPAQATISLGRKLTEEMLASEVPDAIFCCDDNIALGALFACQQAGLEVPRRMSLIGFNDLEFAAASNPPLSTVLTPRADMGRVASELVLQVIATGKRPRTRRIDLGFEIVARGSTGPHLVAS from the coding sequence ATGTCTCAGAAGCGTCGCACCACGCTGGAGGACGTCGCGCGCATCGCCCATGTCAGCGCTGTCACTGTGTCGCGGGCGCTGCGGCGGCCCGATATGGTGTCGCCGGAGTTGCGCAAGCGGATCGATGCCGCGGTCGACAGGCTGGCCTATGTGCCGAACTTCGCGGCGAGCCGGCTCGCCTCGACCCGCACGCATTCGATCGGCATCGTCGTGTCGTCGCTCTCCAACGGCATCTTCGCGGACTACCTGCAGGCGATCTACGACACCCTGCTGCCGCTCGGCTTTCGCCCCGTCGTCGTCAGCAGCCGCTACTCGGCGGAGGAGGAAGAGGGCGCGATCAGGACCTTGCTGGGCCAGAACATCGAGGCGCTGATCCTGGTCGGAGTGAACCAGACGCGGGCCGCGCGGCGCGTTCTCGAACGTTCGCGGATTCCGGTGGTGCAGACGTTCGAGCTGACCGACGATCCGATCGATCTGAATGTCGGACTTTCGCAGCGCCAGGGCGGCTACGCCGCGACCCGCTTCCTGATCGAGCTGGGACATCGGCGGATTGCCTATCTCTCGGGACAGCGCGACGACCGGGCCCGCGCCCGGCTCGAGGGGTATCGCGCGGCGCTGGCCGAAGCGGGGCTGGACGGCACGTCGCTGGTGGCCTGGCTGCCGGCGCAGGCGACGATCTCGCTGGGGCGGAAGCTGACCGAGGAGATGCTCGCGAGCGAAGTTCCCGATGCGATCTTCTGCTGCGATGACAACATCGCGCTTGGTGCGCTATTCGCCTGCCAGCAGGCGGGGCTGGAGGTCCCGCGCCGGATGTCGCTGATCGGCTTCAACGACCTGGAATTCGCGGCGGCCTCCAATCCGCCGCTGTCGACCGTGCTGACGCCGCGCGCCGACATGGGGCGCGTGGCGTCCGAACTGGTGCTTCAGGTGATCGCCACCGGCAAGCGGCCGAGAACGCGGCGGATCGACCTCGGCTTCGAGATCGTCGCACGCGGCAGCACCGGACCGCACCTCGTGGCTTCGTGA
- a CDS encoding Crp/Fnr family transcriptional regulator, whose amino-acid sequence MLLQAAKSAADAVPSPMTSARAVTSSSLLLTESQQSIGGPPSLIERLSLREREQVLKQGRRKVLNRGQTLFSQGARHDGIFLVESGRIRVFYTSPQGREITLAYWHVGNFVGGPEVFDTGVHQWSGIAASNASVIQLPGKELRTLVAEIPNLAIGLIEGLSFKGKCYSALAQMLGTRSITERLAHLLLHLVDLYGVDDPDGKVIAAAFTHADIAHMVGATRQWVTISLKRMQEKNIVRTRRSQIVVCRPDVLDEMRGQAAD is encoded by the coding sequence ATGTTGCTGCAGGCAGCCAAATCAGCTGCGGACGCCGTGCCCTCTCCCATGACGTCAGCGCGCGCGGTGACCAGTTCGTCGCTCCTGCTCACCGAAAGCCAGCAATCCATCGGCGGCCCGCCGTCGCTGATCGAAAGGCTCAGCCTGCGCGAGCGTGAGCAGGTGCTCAAGCAGGGCCGCCGCAAGGTGCTGAACCGCGGCCAGACGCTGTTCAGCCAGGGCGCCAGGCACGACGGCATCTTCCTGGTCGAGAGCGGCCGCATCCGCGTGTTCTATACGTCGCCGCAGGGGCGCGAGATCACGCTGGCCTATTGGCATGTCGGCAATTTCGTCGGCGGTCCCGAGGTGTTCGACACCGGCGTGCATCAATGGTCCGGCATCGCCGCCAGCAACGCCAGCGTGATCCAGCTTCCCGGCAAGGAGCTGCGAACGCTGGTGGCGGAGATCCCCAATCTCGCGATCGGACTGATCGAGGGGTTGAGCTTCAAGGGAAAATGCTACTCCGCCCTGGCCCAGATGCTGGGGACGCGTTCGATCACCGAGCGGCTCGCTCATCTGCTGCTGCATCTCGTCGATCTCTATGGCGTGGACGATCCCGACGGCAAGGTCATTGCCGCGGCCTTCACCCATGCCGACATCGCCCACATGGTCGGGGCGACGCGGCAGTGGGTGACGATCAGCCTCAAGCGGATGCAGGAAAAGAATATCGTCCGCACCAGGCGTTCGCAGATCGTGGTCTGCCGGCCCGACGTCCTGGACGAGATGCGCGGGCAGGCCGCGGATTAG
- a CDS encoding ABC transporter permease, which translates to MTEWRYWLSEQRGTLLAIGIFVAMFLLYATNHPAGFSANMVQTAANKATLLAFVAMAQAIVVITAGIDLSVGMILTLTNCLASWIVVGTATETALGVAGVLGTGIVCGMINGAIVIFGRLQPIVTTIATGAMYYGIALFLRPNPGGSVNETLADALTGRLFGVLPTSLVALAAAALLIWVPYSRSVVGRAAFATGSSEVAAYMSGAPIRAAKFVAYTLAGLLSAIGGLFLTFFSYTGEAAYASGNAYTLFSIAAVVLGGVSLMGGRGSAIGAIFGALAFRTIGDLLFVFDFDPLWQPLFQGLVLMLAVSIGAFGLVRVRNRLEWFG; encoded by the coding sequence ATGACCGAGTGGCGGTACTGGCTCTCCGAACAGCGCGGCACCCTGCTCGCGATCGGGATCTTCGTCGCGATGTTCCTGCTCTATGCGACCAATCATCCGGCCGGCTTCAGCGCCAACATGGTGCAGACCGCGGCCAACAAGGCGACGCTGCTGGCCTTTGTCGCGATGGCGCAGGCGATCGTGGTGATCACCGCCGGCATCGATCTGTCCGTCGGCATGATCCTGACCCTGACCAACTGCCTTGCATCCTGGATCGTGGTCGGCACCGCCACCGAAACCGCGCTCGGCGTGGCCGGCGTGCTCGGCACCGGCATCGTCTGCGGCATGATCAACGGCGCGATCGTGATCTTCGGGCGCCTGCAGCCGATCGTGACGACGATCGCCACCGGGGCGATGTACTACGGCATCGCGCTGTTCCTGCGGCCCAATCCCGGCGGATCCGTCAACGAGACGCTGGCGGATGCCTTGACGGGAAGATTGTTCGGCGTGCTGCCCACGAGCCTCGTGGCACTGGCTGCGGCGGCGCTGCTGATCTGGGTTCCCTATAGCCGCTCGGTCGTCGGCCGCGCCGCGTTCGCGACCGGCTCCTCCGAGGTCGCAGCCTACATGTCCGGCGCGCCGATCCGCGCGGCCAAGTTTGTCGCCTACACCTTGGCTGGCCTATTGTCGGCGATCGGCGGCCTGTTCCTGACGTTCTTCTCCTACACGGGCGAAGCCGCCTATGCGAGTGGCAATGCCTACACGCTGTTCTCGATCGCGGCCGTGGTGCTCGGCGGCGTATCGCTGATGGGCGGACGCGGCAGCGCGATCGGGGCGATCTTCGGCGCGCTCGCCTTCCGCACCATCGGCGATCTGCTGTTCGTGTTCGATTTCGATCCGCTGTGGCAGCCGCTGTTCCAGGGTCTCGTGCTGATGCTCGCGGTCTCGATCGGCGCGTTCGGTCTGGTGCGGGTGCGCAATCGGCTGGAGTGGTTCGGATGA
- a CDS encoding sugar ABC transporter substrate-binding protein, which translates to MSSKSMRARCLATCASLVLVTAFAGKALAEPEMVKGPATEPECMVPWTTDTKFFKFPAKKGPYRIALANGYIANTWRIQMIQTAKAYAAQPEVKAKLKEFKVVSTGEDVPAQISAINNFIDSGYDAIVVNAQNPTAFGPVIKRAKQAGVILVAFDNILATEDAINVNVDQKGLGELWAKWLVKNVPGGGKVLEVRGVAGTSVDTDRHNGFHSVLDASGKKWQVTEVVGKWDDGVAQKATADAIATNGPFDAISGQGGDTGIVQAMLDAKHKMVPFGGETENGFRKFCAAKASEGLKCSSAGTGPAQVAVAIKVALAALEGKVVPQSVKLPLAVVEDPNFKKDQDYFPAQSDNFFVGNSFPTCGINFTAQEIMGQSKENQ; encoded by the coding sequence ATGTCGTCCAAGTCGATGAGGGCGCGATGCCTTGCCACTTGTGCATCGCTGGTGTTGGTCACGGCGTTTGCCGGCAAGGCGCTGGCGGAGCCGGAGATGGTCAAGGGACCGGCGACCGAGCCTGAATGCATGGTGCCGTGGACCACGGACACCAAGTTCTTCAAGTTTCCGGCCAAGAAGGGCCCGTACCGCATCGCACTGGCGAACGGCTACATCGCCAATACCTGGCGCATCCAGATGATCCAGACCGCGAAGGCCTATGCGGCGCAGCCGGAGGTCAAGGCCAAGCTGAAGGAATTCAAGGTCGTCTCGACCGGCGAGGACGTACCGGCCCAGATATCGGCAATCAACAACTTCATCGATTCCGGCTATGACGCCATTGTCGTCAACGCGCAGAACCCGACCGCGTTCGGGCCGGTGATCAAGCGCGCCAAGCAGGCCGGCGTGATCCTCGTCGCCTTCGACAACATCCTCGCGACGGAAGATGCGATCAACGTCAATGTCGACCAGAAGGGTCTCGGCGAACTCTGGGCGAAGTGGCTGGTCAAGAACGTGCCCGGCGGCGGCAAGGTGCTCGAGGTGCGCGGCGTCGCCGGCACCTCGGTCGACACCGATCGGCACAACGGCTTCCACTCCGTTCTCGATGCCTCCGGCAAGAAGTGGCAGGTCACCGAGGTCGTCGGCAAATGGGACGACGGCGTCGCCCAGAAGGCCACGGCGGATGCGATCGCGACCAATGGCCCGTTCGATGCGATTTCCGGCCAGGGCGGCGACACCGGCATCGTGCAGGCCATGCTCGACGCCAAGCACAAGATGGTGCCCTTCGGCGGCGAGACCGAAAACGGCTTCCGCAAGTTCTGCGCCGCCAAGGCGTCCGAAGGCCTGAAATGCTCTTCCGCCGGTACCGGACCTGCGCAGGTCGCGGTCGCGATCAAGGTCGCGCTCGCCGCGTTGGAAGGCAAGGTGGTGCCGCAATCGGTCAAGCTGCCGCTCGCCGTCGTCGAAGATCCGAACTTCAAGAAGGATCAGGACTACTTCCCGGCCCAGTCCGACAACTTCTTCGTCGGCAACTCCTTCCCGACCTGCGGCATCAACTTCACGGCGCAGGAGATCATGGGTCAGTCGAAGGAAAATCAATAG
- a CDS encoding ABC transporter ATP-binding protein, with translation MSQAAADTRQGHIEVCNFALSYETIDGAVEAVTDTQIHVEPGEFVSIVGPSGCGKSTLLNAVAGFLKPTSGVVTVDGHAVTGPSAERGMVFQQYSLFPWKTVRENVEFGLKMRGMPKFERARAARTLLGLAGLEAFENHYPERLSGGMKQRVGIVRALATGPKVLLLDEPFGALDAQTRIIMQQILTNMWQRLKISVLFVTHDIDEAIFLSDRVYCMTARPGSIKAEIQIPLERPRQQAMMMSSEFLALRRGLMSLIREESLKAMGGEITDLGMQGLSIELQGQSIAEIL, from the coding sequence ATGAGCCAAGCCGCAGCGGATACGAGACAGGGCCATATCGAGGTCTGCAACTTCGCCCTGAGCTACGAGACCATCGACGGCGCCGTCGAGGCCGTCACCGACACGCAGATCCACGTCGAGCCTGGTGAGTTCGTCTCGATCGTCGGACCGTCGGGTTGCGGCAAGTCGACACTGCTCAACGCCGTCGCGGGTTTCCTCAAACCCACCAGCGGCGTCGTCACGGTCGACGGCCATGCCGTGACGGGTCCGAGCGCCGAGCGCGGCATGGTGTTCCAGCAATATTCGCTGTTTCCCTGGAAGACGGTGCGCGAGAACGTCGAGTTCGGGCTGAAGATGCGCGGCATGCCGAAGTTCGAGCGCGCACGCGCGGCGCGCACTCTGCTCGGGCTCGCCGGCCTCGAGGCGTTCGAGAACCATTATCCCGAGCGCCTCTCCGGCGGCATGAAGCAGCGCGTCGGCATCGTGCGCGCGCTCGCCACCGGTCCCAAGGTGCTGCTGCTCGACGAGCCGTTCGGCGCGCTCGACGCGCAGACCCGCATCATCATGCAGCAGATCCTCACCAACATGTGGCAGCGGCTGAAGATCTCGGTGCTGTTCGTCACCCACGACATCGACGAGGCGATCTTCCTGTCCGACCGCGTCTACTGCATGACCGCGCGCCCGGGCTCGATCAAGGCCGAAATCCAGATCCCGCTCGAGCGGCCCCGCCAGCAAGCGATGATGATGTCGTCGGAGTTCCTGGCGCTGCGGCGCGGGCTGATGTCGCTGATCCGCGAGGAAAGCCTGAAGGCGATGGGCGGCGAGATCACCGATCTCGGCATGCAGGGACTCAGTATCGAGCTGCAGGGCCAGTCGATCGCCGAAATCCTCTGA